The Cohaesibacter intestini genome includes a window with the following:
- the glmS gene encoding glutamine--fructose-6-phosphate transaminase (isomerizing) yields the protein MCGIVGILGNEAVAPLLVDALKRLEYRGYDSAGVATIHEGQLGRRRAAGKLRNLELLLGDNPLAGTIGIGHTRWATHGIPNETNAHPHVAGNVAAVHNGIIENFRELRQEMTAKGHVFETETDTETVVHLIQDELNAGKMPVDAVSAVLGRLEGAFSLAIIFSGEEDLMIGARRGSPLAVGHGEGQMFLGSDAFALAPFTDEITYLEEGDWVVLSRTTISIFDEHNELVQRGSTTAQASANIVDKGNHKHFMEKEMHEQPEVIQHTLAHYVDFASGTVRLNNKLPFDFASLNRIAMSACGTAYYAGVVAKYWFERLARIPVDIDVASEFRYREMPMEEGGLALFISQSGETADTLASLRYCRAQKQHIAAIVNVQESTIARESDAIFPTIAGPEIGVASTKAFTCQLSVLLALAIMAGRARGTISAAEEQDYVKALSELPKYIRQALKASDDIEALAHDLSKVKHVLYLGRGTNFPLAMEGALKLKEISYIHAEGYAAGELKHGPIALIDETMPVVVIAPNDSSYEKTVSNMQEVAARDGRIILITDQAGADKNGLEDCQTIVMPTVPDIIAPIVLALPVQLLAYHTANFMGTDVDQPRNLAKSVTVE from the coding sequence ATGTGTGGGATTGTTGGAATTCTTGGTAACGAAGCTGTTGCTCCGTTGCTCGTCGATGCCTTGAAGCGCCTTGAATATCGCGGATATGATTCCGCTGGCGTTGCCACGATCCATGAGGGGCAGTTGGGACGGCGGCGGGCCGCAGGCAAACTGCGCAATCTCGAATTGCTACTGGGTGACAATCCGCTGGCTGGCACCATTGGCATTGGGCATACCCGTTGGGCGACCCATGGCATCCCGAACGAAACCAACGCTCATCCGCATGTCGCGGGCAATGTAGCCGCTGTTCATAATGGCATCATCGAGAATTTCCGCGAGTTGCGCCAAGAGATGACCGCCAAGGGCCACGTGTTCGAGACCGAAACCGATACCGAAACCGTTGTTCATCTCATTCAGGATGAACTCAATGCAGGCAAGATGCCGGTCGATGCGGTGTCCGCTGTGCTCGGCCGATTGGAAGGGGCTTTCTCGCTGGCGATTATCTTTTCCGGCGAGGAAGACCTGATGATCGGTGCCCGTCGCGGCTCGCCCTTGGCAGTTGGTCACGGGGAAGGACAGATGTTCCTTGGGTCCGATGCTTTCGCACTGGCACCGTTCACCGATGAGATCACCTATCTCGAAGAAGGCGATTGGGTGGTTCTGAGCCGCACCACAATCTCGATCTTTGATGAGCATAACGAACTGGTTCAACGCGGGTCTACCACGGCGCAGGCTTCGGCCAACATTGTCGACAAGGGCAATCACAAGCATTTCATGGAAAAGGAAATGCATGAGCAGCCCGAGGTAATCCAGCATACCCTTGCTCACTATGTTGATTTTGCTTCCGGCACCGTCCGGTTGAACAACAAGCTGCCCTTTGACTTTGCCAGTTTGAACCGGATTGCCATGTCGGCTTGCGGCACGGCCTATTATGCGGGCGTGGTGGCCAAATACTGGTTTGAGCGTCTGGCCCGCATTCCGGTCGATATCGATGTTGCGTCAGAATTCCGCTATCGCGAGATGCCGATGGAAGAGGGTGGCTTGGCCCTGTTCATCTCTCAATCGGGTGAGACGGCAGATACGCTGGCTTCCTTGCGCTATTGCCGTGCCCAAAAGCAGCATATTGCGGCCATCGTCAATGTGCAGGAAAGCACCATCGCGCGCGAAAGCGATGCAATCTTCCCGACCATTGCCGGACCGGAAATTGGAGTGGCTTCGACCAAGGCCTTTACCTGCCAGTTGTCGGTGTTGCTGGCCTTGGCCATCATGGCTGGTCGTGCGCGGGGCACCATTTCGGCGGCGGAAGAGCAAGATTATGTCAAGGCACTGAGTGAGCTGCCAAAATATATCCGTCAGGCGTTGAAAGCCTCCGACGATATCGAGGCGCTGGCCCATGATCTTTCCAAGGTCAAGCATGTGCTGTATTTGGGCCGCGGCACCAACTTCCCGCTGGCCATGGAAGGGGCGCTGAAGCTCAAGGAGATCTCCTATATCCACGCGGAAGGCTATGCGGCGGGTGAATTGAAGCACGGACCGATTGCCCTGATTGACGAGACCATGCCGGTTGTCGTCATTGCTCCAAATGATTCTTCCTATGAGAAGACCGTTTCCAACATGCAGGAAGTGGCGGCCCGTGATGGTCGGATCATCCTGATTACCGATCAGGCGGGGGCGGACAAGAACGGGCTTGAAGATTGTCAGACGATCGTCATGCCGACCGTGCCGGATATCATCGCACCGATCGTTCTTGCTTTGCCGGTGCAGTTGCTTGCCTATCACACGGCAAACTTCATGGGTACCGATGTCGATCAGCCGCGCAATCTGGCAAAATCCGTCACCGTGGAGTGA
- the glmU gene encoding bifunctional UDP-N-acetylglucosamine diphosphorylase/glucosamine-1-phosphate N-acetyltransferase GlmU, with product MAERRCQAIILAAGQGTRMKSSKPKVLHEVAGLSMAGHVTKVARDAGVELVSVVVGPEMEAVHKAAAAIHPAVYAHVQTERLGTGHAVLAAKADLVEACDDVIVLFGDTPLLRTETILAMRQKLAEGNDVVVLGFRTDEPGPYGRLLEEAGKLVAIREAKDCSPEELGVTFCNGGIMGFSGKVILSLLESIGSNNAQGEYYLTDAVELANARGLAVAAIEAPEAELQGVNNRAHLAKVEASYQAAARLKAMEEGATLLAPDTVFFSHDTKLGRDVLIEQNVIFAPGVSIADHATIRAFSHLEGASVAEGCVVGPYARLRPGTELEADVKIGNFVETKKAKIEKGAKVNHLSYIGDARIGSKANIGAGTITCNYDGFNKFQTDIGVGAFIGSNTALVAPAKIGDGAIVGAGSVITSPVNADALAVTRAKAFVKDGWAAAFRAKKAKKS from the coding sequence ATGGCTGAGCGTAGATGCCAGGCGATCATTCTGGCTGCAGGTCAGGGAACCCGCATGAAGTCCAGCAAACCAAAGGTTTTGCACGAGGTGGCCGGGCTGTCGATGGCCGGTCATGTGACCAAGGTGGCGCGGGACGCGGGTGTTGAACTGGTGTCTGTGGTGGTCGGGCCTGAAATGGAGGCTGTCCACAAGGCGGCAGCGGCCATTCACCCCGCTGTATATGCGCACGTACAAACGGAACGGCTGGGCACAGGCCATGCGGTGCTGGCCGCCAAGGCCGATCTGGTTGAAGCTTGCGACGATGTGATCGTGCTGTTTGGCGACACGCCGCTTTTGCGCACCGAAACCATCCTTGCCATGCGGCAGAAGCTGGCTGAGGGCAATGATGTGGTGGTGCTTGGCTTCCGAACGGATGAGCCGGGGCCGTATGGGCGTCTGCTCGAAGAGGCCGGCAAGTTGGTGGCGATCCGTGAAGCCAAGGATTGCAGCCCTGAGGAGCTGGGCGTCACGTTCTGCAATGGCGGCATCATGGGCTTTTCTGGCAAGGTGATCCTGTCTTTGCTCGAAAGCATCGGCAGCAACAACGCCCAAGGGGAGTATTATCTCACCGACGCGGTCGAGCTTGCCAATGCACGCGGCCTTGCCGTGGCGGCGATCGAAGCGCCAGAGGCGGAGTTGCAAGGGGTCAATAATCGCGCTCATCTGGCCAAGGTTGAAGCATCCTATCAGGCTGCAGCTCGGCTCAAGGCGATGGAAGAGGGGGCGACCCTGCTTGCGCCTGATACAGTGTTTTTCTCTCACGATACCAAGCTGGGCAGGGATGTCTTGATCGAGCAGAATGTGATTTTCGCACCCGGCGTCAGCATTGCGGACCATGCCACCATTCGCGCCTTTTCTCATCTGGAAGGGGCGAGCGTGGCAGAAGGCTGTGTTGTTGGTCCTTATGCGCGTCTGCGGCCGGGCACCGAGTTGGAAGCGGACGTCAAGATTGGCAACTTTGTCGAGACCAAAAAGGCGAAGATCGAAAAAGGGGCGAAGGTCAATCACCTGTCCTATATTGGCGACGCCCGCATTGGCTCGAAGGCCAATATCGGGGCCGGGACCATCACCTGCAACTATGATGGGTTCAACAAATTCCAGACCGACATCGGGGTCGGGGCCTTCATTGGGTCGAACACCGCTCTGGTTGCTCCGGCCAAGATCGGGGACGGCGCGATTGTCGGGGCCGGTAGCGTTATCACATCTCCCGTTAACGCTGATGCCCTTGCCGTGACCCGTGCCAAGGCCTTCGTAAAGGACGGCTGGGCGGCTGCCTTCAGGGCAAAAAAGGCCAAAAAGTCATAA
- a CDS encoding DMT family transporter translates to MSPHLLAYLLLAASPFFFSSNIIIGSIAVRSIEPFTLTFFRWGLAFLIILPMAWRAMANHRHLLMAQWKLISLNAFLAMGLCGTGVYWALKNTSATNGTLIYTAAPVIIILMEWLFRGRAISLREILGIIAAICGILFIIFKGSLTAMMAVQFNSGDLLFVIAATAWAIYSVLWKNEALRPVPTVGMFAIVALIGAVIQVPFMIWELGTTGAFPTTQDQWASLMGLAFISSVLAFISYQFGIKTLGPATAGIFMYFMPPVGVVLAVVFLGEQFHTFHMVGLVLVLSGVIMATFPARQLFRKAQQA, encoded by the coding sequence GTGTCACCGCATCTCCTTGCCTATCTGCTGCTCGCAGCCAGTCCCTTTTTCTTTTCCTCCAATATCATTATTGGCTCGATCGCGGTGCGCTCGATTGAACCCTTCACCTTGACATTCTTTCGCTGGGGGCTGGCTTTCCTGATCATCCTGCCGATGGCATGGCGGGCGATGGCCAATCACCGGCACCTTCTGATGGCACAATGGAAGCTGATTTCTCTCAATGCCTTTCTCGCCATGGGGCTGTGCGGTACGGGGGTCTACTGGGCGCTGAAAAACACCTCAGCAACCAACGGCACATTGATCTACACCGCCGCCCCGGTCATCATCATTCTGATGGAATGGCTGTTCCGTGGCCGAGCCATCAGTTTGCGCGAAATTCTCGGAATCATCGCGGCGATCTGCGGCATTCTCTTCATTATTTTCAAAGGGAGTTTGACGGCTATGATGGCAGTGCAGTTCAACAGCGGAGATCTGCTGTTCGTGATTGCTGCAACCGCCTGGGCCATCTACTCCGTGCTATGGAAGAATGAAGCCCTGCGCCCCGTGCCGACCGTTGGCATGTTCGCCATTGTTGCCTTGATTGGCGCGGTGATACAGGTGCCCTTCATGATCTGGGAGCTGGGCACGACCGGGGCTTTTCCGACCACACAGGATCAATGGGCGAGCCTGATGGGGCTGGCCTTCATCTCGTCCGTGCTGGCCTTTATCTCCTACCAGTTTGGTATCAAGACCCTCGGCCCAGCGACGGCAGGCATCTTCATGTATTTCATGCCGCCAGTCGGGGTGGTACTCGCCGTTGTGTTCCTTGGCGAGCAGTTCCACACCTTCCATATGGTTGGACTGGTGCTGGTGCTCTCAGGGGTGATTATGGCAACATTTCCTGCAAGACAGTTGTTCCGCAAGGCCCAACAGGCCTAG
- a CDS encoding cytochrome c biogenesis CcdA family protein, with protein sequence MAFDVTYPGALLAGFISFVSPCVLPLVPPYLCYMAGVSMDQLTGTNDKQRAASRIILSAVAFVLGFTTVFVLLGAGASVIGQYLKLYSGILSYVAGAIIIVMGLHFLGVFRIAFLYREARVNVQRKPAGLLGAYLIGLAFAFGWTPCIGPVLATILAVAGTEESVQQGMLLLTVYSLGLGIPFLLAAAFAGQFLGMMQRFKKHMGLVEKLMGGLLVVTGILFVTGQVQNAAFWLQEMLPALNNLG encoded by the coding sequence ATGGCCTTTGACGTAACCTATCCCGGCGCTTTGCTGGCGGGCTTCATTTCCTTCGTTTCTCCCTGCGTCTTGCCTTTGGTGCCGCCCTATCTTTGCTATATGGCGGGCGTGTCGATGGACCAGTTGACCGGGACCAATGACAAGCAGCGGGCGGCGAGCCGGATCATCCTGTCTGCTGTTGCCTTCGTGCTGGGCTTCACCACCGTCTTTGTGCTGCTGGGGGCCGGAGCGTCGGTCATTGGCCAATATCTCAAGCTCTATTCAGGCATTCTGTCCTATGTGGCAGGCGCAATCATTATCGTCATGGGGTTGCATTTTCTTGGCGTGTTTCGGATTGCCTTTCTGTATCGCGAGGCGCGGGTCAATGTGCAGAGGAAACCCGCCGGTCTGCTCGGTGCCTATCTGATCGGCCTTGCCTTTGCCTTTGGTTGGACCCCATGCATCGGACCGGTGTTGGCGACGATCCTTGCTGTGGCGGGAACCGAGGAAAGCGTGCAACAGGGCATGTTGCTTTTGACGGTCTATAGCCTCGGTCTCGGGATCCCGTTTTTGCTGGCTGCAGCTTTCGCCGGACAGTTTCTGGGCATGATGCAGCGTTTCAAAAAGCATATGGGGCTGGTTGAAAAGCTCATGGGCGGTCTGCTGGTCGTGACCGGGATTTTGTTCGTCACCGGTCAGGTGCAGAATGCCGCCTTCTGGCTTCAGGAAATGCTGCCCGCCCTCAATAATCTTGGCTGA